The stretch of DNA GTCGTGGCGCAAGGAGAGGAAAGAGACTAAGGACCAGGATCACACCCCAGCAGCATAGAGATTACTCTCCGACGCCTGGAATCTAACTCGGGTGCATCGCTAAGTTGGACTTCTACCCAGTCATCTAGGGCCATCGAGACAGGCCCGTTCCACTCCTGGGGGATCTCGTCGAGGTCATCCGCATCGGGACCAGTCCGGTTCTCTAAAGGTGCCGTCACTGGCTCCGCTCCCCTTCAGCCTCCACATGGAGCTGCCTGGAGTTTGCAAGGTCTAGGGCTATACCCGCTGCTACCTCAGCCTCAGCGAGAGTGTGACCGGAGCCGACGTAGCGCCAGGCCGACTCCGTCACTGCTCCCTCGGGCACGCCCGTACCGCCGCCTCGGTGTTCCGCCCGCACCGCGCGCAGTGCGCCGTAAGTGGTGGAGTAGCGGCGGGACTTGGTGAGGGCGTGCCCCCTGTAGCCCAGCGTGTGCGTCCATGACCGCAGGTTGAGACTGGCTAGTTCGGGCAGGCCACCCAGGCGCCAGCAGACGCCCATAAGTCCGCGCAGGTGCCCATTGACCGGCGCAAGGCGGATGCTCTCAGGGTCAGTTATGCGGTAATCGATGCCGCCCGCGTCGCCAACGGACTTAGAGACGTACTTCGCGACGTACGCCGCCACCGCGCTATCGGTCACCGCGGATTCGGTGAACGCGTCACTTCGGATACGGTGCACGTCGAGTTGGCGCCCCAATCTGATGACTCGCTCCCCCGTGGCTGGCGAGTAGGGCGTGTACATCTCAACAGAGTCTGCCGCCGAACGTACCGCTTGTTCTAAGAGTTGTGCTGTCACTCGGGCCAAGGGTGGGGTTTCGGGCCCTTCCGGTCCGTCCAGGCGGACGACCGCGTGAAAGTGGATGGCCCCGCGTTTCTGGTATTCGGCGACTTTCGCAAACGATAGCGTCAGGTGCTTCTTAAAGGCCGTCTGCGTGATACCCGCAGCAGTGGCCAGGTGTCGCCGCATGGTGTGGCAAAAGCGGTTCCATAGCCCGCCGGCTGACGCGTGCCAGAGAGCATGTCCCACGTAGTCATAGCAGTCCCGGCAAAGCGGCTGTCCCACCACCGAATCAATATCTGCATGCTGCCGTCCGCAGCCGATCGGCCGCCCGTGCTCGCATGTGCCGCCGTCGCGTCGGGCACGGCAGTACGCGCCCTTGTGGTCGCTCACACGGTGCACGGCCCCGAACGAGGGGGCGGTGAGGGTGACGAAGAGTCGGGGATGGGTCTGGACTCGCTTGGGGGTGCCTTTGCCGCCGAGCAGGCCGGAGCGGACCAGGTGGAACGTGTCGCCCGCGTGCAGGCGTGCGCACGGTTGGCAGCGGCTCTCACGCCGGTTACGGCAGCGCACCGCCATCCGGCCGCCCGGTTCGTCGCGCGTGTCGTAATGGCGCAGCACCTCACCGCTCGCGGCATCTCTCACGGTCGTATGCCCGGACAGATATATGGGGTGTGCGCAGCCGCCGATGGATTCCATCTGGTCGAGCCAGCGAGCGAAGCCCGACTCTTGTATGAGCCGGATGAAATCTTGTTCTGTGAACGAAAGGAGGCGCTGACGCTCAGCCTCATTCAGGACCGAGCGCCGCGCCTTTGCGGATATCGGATACATGGGGGTGGCCCCCTTTCGCGCGGGAGAAAAATAGCGGACATGGCAACTCCTGAGTTCGACTCGACTTGTCTCTTCTTGACTGATCTCAACTTGACTATTCTCGACGCTTGGAAATGTGTGATGGATGGCGTCAGCCGAAGAGGCCGTTGCCGATAAACAGGAACATCCACCAGACGGGATATCCCAATGGGGTCATGGCGAGCAGGAATCCCGCCAGCGAAATCAGGATCACCTGATAGGCCCTGACTTCACGAGATCGCGCAATCATGAAGGCGAACAGGAACAGGAAGGCATCGATCACATAGATCGTGGACTGAGTCATGCCGCTCCCCCGCCTTTCAGTAGCGCATCGGTCGACAGGAACGGATGAACCGGCCCCCTCGTGCGGGCAACCTCTTCCACCTCTTCCAAGGCGACTTGATGCGAGCGAGCGCGCACCCAGCGACCCGAGGTTGCTACCACCGCAACGCCTTGTTCCTCTTCAGAGATCGTCTGCGCGACGATCACGGCATCCGCGTTGAGGTCGCCCAGGGTCATTTCTGCCGAGGCTTGGTCATGTGCGCGATGGGCGATCCGGCCGCCGAGTTGGGCGCGCAGGGAGGTGACCCGAGGCCCGAGATCGGAGCCGACGCGTTGGCCCGCGAGTACCAGGTGCACGCCGAGCGCGGCCCCGAGTTGGGCCAGGCGCAGCAGCAGCGTTCCGCACTGCTCTGACTCCTCGCGCCCCTCGCGGGACCCGTCGGTCAGGTACAGCTCTGCCAGCTCATCGACGATCACGACGATTGGCACCGGCCGGATAGCTTCGGGCAACCTCCACACGGAGCGCACGCCCTCTGCCCGACACAGCCGCATTCGGTATTTGATCTCGAAGAGCATCCGTTGCAAAACGACGATGGCCTCTCCCCGATCAATGGCCAGTGCCTCGAAGCGCCCGCCGAACGGGCCCAGTTCCATGCCGCCCTTGCAGTCGATACCCACCAGGGCGACCCGCTGCGGCGACAGGGCTTTGATCAGCGCCGCCAGGAGCGAGGATTTCCCGCTCTGTGTGGCCCCGGTGACCAGCCAGTGCGGCACCCGCCGCAGGTCGATCAGCCAGCGTTCGCCGTCCTCCACGCGGCCCACGTCCGCCGACAGCAGCGCCGCAGCGCCCGGTTGCCTGGCAGGGCGATCCCCGGTCAGCGGGTCCAGAGCTGTCACACGCACCAGGACCTGACCGCGTCGAGGCGAGGTCACCCGCACCCCGTGCACCCGCCAGGTGTGCTCCATGGCCCGAGCCGCCGCCAGATAGGGCGCAGGAGTCTGCCCCGGGTGCAGCCTCACGCGGAAGACCAGCCCCGTACGGGTCGGCGTAGGCCAGCCCAGACGCGGAGGCTTGGGCCGCAGCGCCTGCCCCTGCACCACGGTGTCACGGCCGATCAGCCGCTGATTCGACCGGTTGCTCACCGACATGTTGTTGAGCAGGCACAGCCGCCGCCACGTCCAGTACAGCCGCAGCACGACGCGGGGATACCCGGTCAGCCACCAGCGCAGCGGCCACCCGTTCACGTCGACCCCACGGGCCAGCAGACGGGGTTCCCACCACCGTTGGGTCAGGACCCCGGTGATGATCAGGGCGGTGAGAATCCAGACGATCAGTGAGCCCGGCATCAGTGCCTGCCTTCCAGGTAGGCCAGGAGCCAGCGCGACCGCATCATGGCTGTCTCGGCATGCACGGCCGCCATGCCTAACAGGTACTTGGTCACCGCCGTGTCTTCGGCGACGCCGAGCAGCGTCTGAGCGCCAGAGAGCACCTGAAGGTCGCGCATAAGGTGTCCGAGCACCGCTTCGTCGCTGTCGGGCCCCGCGTGGTCGGATGCCTCGCTCTCGCTGACGGGTCCGGCCAACTCGCGCATCTCGCGCGCCATCCGCTCCGCCTCTTCCGCGACCACCCCGGCACACGGGCGCGTGCACGCGTACACGTGCGCTTCGTCCGCATCGGGCGCTTTGCCGACCGCCACGTGATCCACGGGCGAGCGCAGGAAGTCCGCGCCGCAGACCACGCAGGCCGCGCCGTCTGCCTGAGCGGCCGACAGGTGCCAGAAATCCATCATCAGGACTCACCGCCCGAGGCCTTGCCACGCGCCCCCGACGCCGGAGCAGCACTGCCACCAGGAGCAGCCGGACCGTTCACCGGCGTGATCTCGTCCGCCCGGTAGGACTCGCCGCTACGGCCGTCCACCGCCCATTTGTTGGATTCCAAGTTAATGATCTTGACCTCGGCTCCAGCGGTTATGCCCTGCGGCTGGAGCCCGGAGACCACCACATCAATGTTCTCCACGCGGCGGCCTTCCTTCGGCACCACTGTGACGCTGGTGACCCACTGGAGGTTGCCCTCCCGGTCCTTGCGCTGTGCGCCGTCCGGGGACTTGCGCGGCTCGGGCGGCATCGAGCACCACAGCGGCCCCAGCCTGTTCGTATCGATCGGTGTGTTCTGCATGACCTGACACCCTTCACTCGGCTCATTCGGTTCTCCACTCATCCGGATGAGTGGAGAACCATCGTAAGTGGGCTGTGCAGTCATGCGTCAACCACTTATGCTCATGAGTGGAGAAGTTGCCCACTAGCACACGGCACTGACAGCGAGCCCAGCCCGAACCGTCCGGCCGTCCACCTGACCCAGGGAGCGAGCTCTCATGACAGCCCGAAAGCACGTCCAGCGACCAGAGCCCATGTACATGGCGGTCGCGCGCGAGCTAGCCACAGAGATCAAGGAAGGCCACTACGAGCCGGGGCAACTCCTCCCGTCCGAGAACGAGTTGGTAGAGATCTTCGGAGTGGGCAAGGCGACCGTGCGCCAAGCCGTGGCGGAGCTGCGCGGCATGGGTCTGGTCTACTCCCGTCAGGGAAAGGGCGTAATCGTCCGCGAACGGGACAGCGCTGCCCACAGCTTGCGAGTCGACCGATCTATCCAGCGCGCGGGCAAGGTCTGGCAGCTGCCGGACGTGACCGAGGTGGAGCCGCCCGCCGTCTCCCGGATCACCCTGGATGGCATGCCCGCAGCGCTCCTTGACCAGGCCGACCAGGACGCCATCAGCGTGGACCGCCTCATTCATGATCCCGACAGCGGGGCCAGGATGGCGCACCGCATGCTCATCCCGATGGCCACCGCCGCCGACACCCCCTCACTCGCCGAGGAGCCCACGGCCCCGATCAGCGAGCTCTACCGCCAGCTCTCTGACGCCGGTCACACTCTTGCGTTCACCGAGGAAGTCACCGCCCGCACTCCCTTCCCGGACGAACGGAGCACCCTGCAACTCGTCCCGGACGCCAGCCCGCTCCTGATCACTTACCGCGTCACCCGCGACGCCGACAGCGGCCATCCACTCTTGTGCGAGGAGCTACGGGCCCCCGCCGCGACGTGCCGCCTCAGCTTCCCCGTGACGCCGATGAAGGCAGCCGCCAAGCGGCCCCCGCGCAGTCGGCCCGCATCGGAGTAACTTCGCTTTACTTGCTCAAGGGCGCGCCTACGGCGCGCCGGGCAGCACCGCCCGCACCGGCCGGGCGTGCGGCCTCCGGCCGGTCCCGTCCGGACGACCGGGCCGCCCGGACACCACACCGCACCCGGAGCCAGCAGCAAAGCCCCCGCAGATCAACCGCGGGGGCCCTTTCGTCTGCCCAGCCGATCAAGGGGAAGTCTCCGGCTACCGCCAGGCCTTCGCCACCGCACGAACAGAGACCGACTACCGCCGCATGGACGGCCGTTCCAGCCGCGTCCATCGCTGCAAGATTCTCCGTGCTACAAGTCCTTGGAGGCGGTGGCCGGCCACGGGCCCGGGGGCCCTTTTGGCAGGCCCCCTCCCGTCAGCCCTCGCAGGGGCACGTTCTCTCAAGAGCACTGGCAGCGTGGTTGAGACCGGAATGTGGTGCAGCGAGCCAGGTTCGGCCAGACGTCGACCGCCCGCCGCAGGGGGCTGACTTTCGGTGTTGCAGGCCCAGGAGCCCAAAATGACCAGGGTGCACAAGGTCATGGTTCAGCCTCTGTTGCACTCCCGCGCATGCTCCCGCGCGGCAAAAACGGCGGGCCCCGCACCCGTGATCCGGATAGGTCGACGGCACCCCTCGCAGCGGATGTAGTTCCCCTGCACCGTCACCCGCTTGTCCTTCCGGTTTCGCCACTCCCGCGCCATGCTGCCATTCCCTTCATTCGTGATCGGCCCCAGGCGCTCAGCCCGCCCGACGCTCCTCCGCTAACGTGCCCAGTAACTGCGCGATCTCCCGGACTCCCTCAGGTCGCATCCAGACCACCGACTCACCCCGGATGCCCGTGTGGGGGATGGCCCGCACCAAGTGACTGCCGATACCCAGAGCTCTAGCAGCCTCGTTGACTTCGGTCGCCGCCTCTTCCGCAGCGCACCAGGCAGCGACGTAGTCCACG from Streptomyces sp. BA2 encodes:
- a CDS encoding replication initiator, whose translation is MYPISAKARRSVLNEAERQRLLSFTEQDFIRLIQESGFARWLDQMESIGGCAHPIYLSGHTTVRDAASGEVLRHYDTRDEPGGRMAVRCRNRRESRCQPCARLHAGDTFHLVRSGLLGGKGTPKRVQTHPRLFVTLTAPSFGAVHRVSDHKGAYCRARRDGGTCEHGRPIGCGRQHADIDSVVGQPLCRDCYDYVGHALWHASAGGLWNRFCHTMRRHLATAAGITQTAFKKHLTLSFAKVAEYQKRGAIHFHAVVRLDGPEGPETPPLARVTAQLLEQAVRSAADSVEMYTPYSPATGERVIRLGRQLDVHRIRSDAFTESAVTDSAVAAYVAKYVSKSVGDAGGIDYRITDPESIRLAPVNGHLRGLMGVCWRLGGLPELASLNLRSWTHTLGYRGHALTKSRRYSTTYGALRAVRAEHRGGGTGVPEGAVTESAWRYVGSGHTLAEAEVAAGIALDLANSRQLHVEAEGERSQ
- a CDS encoding FtsK/SpoIIIE domain-containing protein, with the translated sequence MPGSLIVWILTALIITGVLTQRWWEPRLLARGVDVNGWPLRWWLTGYPRVVLRLYWTWRRLCLLNNMSVSNRSNQRLIGRDTVVQGQALRPKPPRLGWPTPTRTGLVFRVRLHPGQTPAPYLAAARAMEHTWRVHGVRVTSPRRGQVLVRVTALDPLTGDRPARQPGAAALLSADVGRVEDGERWLIDLRRVPHWLVTGATQSGKSSLLAALIKALSPQRVALVGIDCKGGMELGPFGGRFEALAIDRGEAIVVLQRMLFEIKYRMRLCRAEGVRSVWRLPEAIRPVPIVVIVDELAELYLTDGSREGREESEQCGTLLLRLAQLGAALGVHLVLAGQRVGSDLGPRVTSLRAQLGGRIAHRAHDQASAEMTLGDLNADAVIVAQTISEEEQGVAVVATSGRWVRARSHQVALEEVEEVARTRGPVHPFLSTDALLKGGGAA
- a CDS encoding GntR family transcriptional regulator; the protein is MTARKHVQRPEPMYMAVARELATEIKEGHYEPGQLLPSENELVEIFGVGKATVRQAVAELRGMGLVYSRQGKGVIVRERDSAAHSLRVDRSIQRAGKVWQLPDVTEVEPPAVSRITLDGMPAALLDQADQDAISVDRLIHDPDSGARMAHRMLIPMATAADTPSLAEEPTAPISELYRQLSDAGHTLAFTEEVTARTPFPDERSTLQLVPDASPLLITYRVTRDADSGHPLLCEELRAPAATCRLSFPVTPMKAAAKRPPRSRPASE